Within Butyrivibrio fibrisolvens, the genomic segment TAAAAACAATAAATTTGACATAAAAAATGCAGACCACAAGCGGCCTGCAAGGTATAATTTATTTATGCAACTGTCAAACTACCGCGAAGTTTGATTTATATATATATATTCCGCCTATATATATAATAAAAAAGAAGGAATAAATTTTCAACAACTATATTGCATGCTATCCATATTGCTTAATAAGGTGTACTCAATACGAAGCCCTCTGTCAGTATCATTAACAGTTCAGGCCTAATCTCCTCATCATCGTCTTAATTTGACAAAAAACTTTAACTATTTTATAGTTTATGGCATCGAAAAAAGTTAAAGGGAGAATTTCAAAATGATGTATTGTTCTAAATGTGGAAAGCAGCTAAATGATGACGATGCTTTTTGCAGCGGCTGCGGTCAGCCAACAGGAATAAACACAGGTCAGGCTCCATCTCAGAGCCAGTCCATTTCAACAAGTTCTTATATGAATCAGACTAGTTCAGACAATTCATATACAGATCAGACTTCTTCTATTCCACCTTATAATCAGCAGGAACCTGTAACAAAGGAAGATAACACTCTTGCAATTATTGCAATTGTTATTTCTTTTTCCTTCCGGCAGTCGGTATTATTCTTGCGCTGGTAGGTCATACCAATTACAAGACTAAGAAGAATAAGAATCTGTGCAAGATTGCAATAGTGATCAATCTAATAATCATCATTGCATTGCTTGTATTTGCCTGTGTCTTTTTAAATTCATTTGCCATGTTATGGGAAGGATTAAAATCATGTCAAGGCATGAGCTAATATTGAAAAAAGAAAAGGGGAAATTTTAAATGATGTATTGTTCTAAATGTGGAAAACAACTAAATGATGACGATGCTTTTTGCAGCGGCTGCGGTCAGCCAACAGGTGTAAGCGCAGCTCAGTCTACAGCTCAAAGTCAGACTGCAAATCAGGCATATGCCGGTAATAATCAGAATTCGTATAATGCAGGCAGTTCATATAGCAATCAGGGATCTTCTATGAATGGAGAAAGCAATGCTCTTGCTATAGTAGCAGTTATCTGCTCTATACTACTTCCAGTAATTGGTCTTATTCTTGCAATCATAGGTCTATGCACTTATAAAAATAAGAATAACAGAAACTGGTGCACTATCGCAGTTATCATAAATATAATATATATCGTATTCGGAATATTATCAGTATTTTTTGGATACTGGACATTTGGAATAATGGAAGACGTTCTAACAGAATTATTCAAAAACTGCGCCATCCCCGGATGATACGACACGATATATAACCGGCAAGTAAGAAATGCTTGCCGGTCTATTTTTATAAATTCAAGCTTCGGACTTGCCAAACATACGCCACCTTAAAGGGTGGCGTATGTTTGGCAAGTGCCACCCCATCAACCTCGTGCCATCTTGGATTCCATCTTGTCTTGATACATAAGTTCATCTGCTCTTTTGAAGACATCGTCCATGGACTTATCTATAGAACTGTCATATATAGCCATTCCGGCAGCAACACTGTAACGCTCCCACGGCTCTTTACTCTCATCTTTTGATATCTTGTCAAAAGTATCCCTTAGTTT encodes:
- a CDS encoding zinc ribbon domain-containing protein, which translates into the protein MYCSKCGKQLNDDDAFCSGCGQPTGINTGQAPSQSQSISTSSYMNQTSSDNSYTDQTSSIPPYNQQEPVTKEDNTLAIIAIVISFSFRQSVLFLRW
- a CDS encoding zinc-ribbon domain-containing protein gives rise to the protein MYCSKCGKQLNDDDAFCSGCGQPTGVSAAQSTAQSQTANQAYAGNNQNSYNAGSSYSNQGSSMNGESNALAIVAVICSILLPVIGLILAIIGLCTYKNKNNRNWCTIAVIINIIYIVFGILSVFFGYWTFGIMEDVLTELFKNCAIPG